Below is a window of Podospora pseudocomata strain CBS 415.72m chromosome 1 map unlocalized CBS415.72m_1.2, whole genome shotgun sequence DNA.
GACGGACCATACGGGGCACATGGTTAGGATCAACATCTCGCCTGGAAACAGTGGGTGTTGTGACTGTGGAGATGCAGAGGCGTGGAAGAGGCCCGTGTTTTGCACGATACACTcggtgtgggagggggaggataaggggaaggggaaagcaAACACTGGAGCGCCGGAGgacctcctcgccagcaTCCGAATGACGATCGGCCGCGTCTTTGACTACATGTGCGATGTCATCTCGTGCTCCCCTGAGCAGCTCCGGCAAGCGAAGACGGTGGAGTCGATCGAGAGAGACGAGGTAAACTCTAGATTATCCTCAACATACTGCGGCGGGGACACAACGAGGCCAGAAGAATGGTGTGTACTTCTTTGGAACGACGAAAAGCATACGGTTACAGACGTTCAAGACCAGGTGGCGAGAGCATGCGGGACGACGCTGGCAACCGGCCTCGCAAAGGCCTACGAGACGGACGGCATCGGTAGAAGTCTGTTGATGTACGACCAAAGTATCGAAAAACTCATAGAAGTTGCCGAGGTTTTGGAAAGGATCAGGGTTACTGTCACAATTCGCTCAGCTCGAGACACGTTCCGAGAACAGATGGTCAGCACGATGGTGGATTGGCTAAGAGACATCTCGGGATGCAGCGTCGGCAACGACCACAACATTCTTAGGCAAGTTGTTTGTGAGGAGATGCTCAAACCATGGCGCCGAGGAAGTCGAGCTACACACGCCAATGTTGGACAGGACGGcatggatgacgaggagatgACTGAACGCCAATActttgaggaggacgagTTCTATGCCCAGCAAATAAGAATCATGGTGCAAGCTCGAGCTGCCGCTCGTGTGGGAGAGCCCATAGACGAttccgatgatgatgacgacggaATTGatctcgacgaggaggaattTGAGCACGCCCTTGGGAGTGATATGGAAGAGAACGGGGATGACGACGGCGATGTCATGATGATCGATACCAGGACAGAGGGCGGCGATATTCCCATGCAAGACTGGCGTCAAGACAACGCtttggaagatgatgaagctACAGTTGCTGGCtatccgccaccaccgccaccgcctcctccagttCCAGCTCCCAGACGAACTGCTCGGGAAAGGGAGCTCACTCCTTCGGATTCTGATACCGCAGAGCCGCTTATTGCTCCCACGGTGTCTTTCAAGCCTCGTCTCGACATACCCAAGACACcgggcaacaacaagaccgGAGAGTCAGCCCCAGCACCCGGTTCATACTGGCTTGCCACTCCCACAGGCTatgtggaagaagaaggaatcCCGGTTGCCGAGGACCTGTTTGAGAGGGTGCGGCTGGACTGGATGATTCTGTTCGACCTCAGGATGTGGAAGAAGGTTCGGAATGACCTGCGATCCTTGTACATCTCGACTGTGGTCACAATTCCCGAGTTTAAGCGCATCCTGGGTCTCCGGTTCGCCGGACTCTACACCACGCTTGCGCAGTTGTATCTCATCGGCGACCGCGAGCCGGAccattccatcatcaacatatCCTTACAAATGCTGACCACCCCGTCCATCACGGCCGAGGTCGTGGAGCGTGGCAACTTCTTGACAAACTTGATGGCCATCTTATACACCTTCCTGACGACTCGGCAAGTCGGGCACCCCTGGGATGTGGACTCCAGCGCTGTCTTGGCCTTCGACACTGGTTCCGTCACCAACCGCAGAATGTATCATTTCTTCCTTGATCTCAAGTATCTCTTTGGCTCCCCCAACGTCCAAGAGCGCCTTCGGACAGAGGAGCGGTACATGATGCAGTTCTTGGACCTCGTCAAACTGCACCAAGGCATCTGTCCTAACGTCAGGGCGGTGGGTGAGCACGTCGAGTACGAGACGGACAGCTGGATCAGCGCTTCGCTGGTCACTCGTGAAATCAACAGGCTATGCCGGCAGTTTGCCGAGTCTTTCCGGAATGTCAGTGAGCAGGAGTTTGTCCACGTGGAGAAAGCTATTCGCCTCGCGGCCAAGTCGGTCATTGTCAACTCCATTGGAGCTGAACGCAGCCGGTTCAGCGGATCGGAGATCAAGGATGAAATTCGGTTCAAGACACTCAGCGACTTTGAGTTTGACCCGGCACACAACGAGATCGAGGTGGTCaagtttgttgttgaggagcaGCCGATAAGTTTCCACCATGCGCTTCACTACACTCTGTCTTGGTTGATCGAATGTGGCAAGGCTATGCCGGTGGAACAGCTCAGGGCACTCTTGACTTTCACCACGCAGGAGCTTACTATGAAGCCTCGCTCCATGGGCAAGAAGGTGTGGCCAAAGCGAGAGTTTACTCCCGAGGACTACCTCATGGCTGCCTTTGACTACCCGTTACGGGTGTGCGCGTGGCTTGCTCAGATGAAGGCGGGCATGTGGGTCAGGAACGGGTTGAGCTTGCGTCACCAAGCTGGAACATACCGCGGTGTTGGTCAGAGAGATGTGTCCCACCACCGCGATATCTTCTTGTTGCAGACGGCCTTGGTGGTTTGTGATCCCAGCCGCGTGCTGGCGTCTATCATCGATCGGTTCGGCATGGAGAAGTGGGTCAAGGGCATCTTTGAACAAAAGACCAAGAGTCAAGACGATGGTCAGCATCTGGATGTCGTGGAGGACATGATCCATCTTCTCATCGTTCTGCTCAGCGACAAAACGTCTCTGGTCCGCAATGATGAAGAGAAGAACCCTCAAATCGCTTCCATGCGCCGGGATCTGACTCACGTTCTGTGCTTCAAGCCGCTCTCATTCTCGGATATTTGCGCAAAGCTTCCTGATAAGTTCCAGGAGCAAGAAGACTTCCACCGGATACTGGATGAGATGGCCACCTTCAAATCTCCCGAGGGGCTGACTGACGTTGGACTCTTTGAACTCAAACCACAGCATGTCGAAGAGGTTGATCCATACATCGCCCACTACAACAAGAACCAAcgagaggaggcggagatggcCTGGCGCAAGTGGATTGCCAAGAAGACTGGCAAGCCCATTGAAGATGTTGTCTACGAACCCAAGCCTCGCCCTGTCACGTCGGGTGTGTTTGCCGGACTGGGCAAATTCACCAGCACCGGGATGTTTGCGCAGATTGTCTACTACTCGCTGCTGTATGCTCTCACATACTCGAAATTAACACCAGGAGTTCCTGCCACTCGAGTGGAATCCTTCTTGCAGGTTCTTCTGCACCTCGTCCTGATTGCCATCGCCGAGGACAATGTCACGGATGACGAGCAGGAGCCAGAGCAGCCTTCGTTTATCAGCATTGCCCTAAATCAGCAAGCTCGCCATTTCGTTCCCGAGGCACCACAGTCAAAGACAATTGTGTCTCTCCTGAACATGATGTCGTCCAAGGAGGAGTACAAGGGATGTCATCTGAAGATCGAGTTGGTGCTCCGGAGGATGCGCCAAAAGCGCCCACGGGGCTTTGAATTTGCCTGTGACCGTCTCGGTCTGTCGCTGGACCGCATGAACACATCGTCGCCTGCAGCCGCGTCAGCTGACGAGGAGCGGgagcgcaagaagaaggcggcgcTGGACCGACAGCGTCGAGTCATGGCGCAATTTCAGGCTCAGCAGAAGAGCTTCATGGAGAACCAGCAGGATATTGActggggagaggtggatgAGCTCGAGGAAGATGAGCATCTTCCGCCGGCTCAGGAGCACCGCAAGTTCTGGAAATACCCAGCAGGAACTTGCATCTTGTGCCAGGAAGAGACGGATGACCGGCGGTTGTATGGCACGTTTGCGTATTTCACACAGAGTAACATCCTGAGGCAGACTGATCTCCAGGATCCTGACTTTGTGAGGGAGGCTTTCAACACGCCTGACAATCTTGATCGGTCAGTGGAGGATATTCGTCCGTTTGGTGTTGCCGGTGAGAACAGACACAAGGTTCAAAAGGTGGATCAGCACGGCGAGGTCTTTGAGGCAGAGCGGCAGTGCATTGGGAAGGGGTTCCCACCGAATCTGTCCCGGCCTGGTCCGGTAGCTATTGGTTGTGGCCACATTATGCACTATGGCTGTTTCGAGGCCTACTATGATTCCATCATTCGTCGACATAGTCAGCAGATTGCACGGCACCCACCTGAAGACACCAACAGGTTGGAATTTGTGTGTCCTTTGTGCAAGGCTCTCGGCAATGCGTTTCTTCCTATTATTTGGAAGGGACAGGAAGAGTCGTATCCTGGTCCGTTGGTGCCCGAGAAGTCCTTTTCTGATTTCCTTAACGAGCAACTGCACTCGGCGTACTATTCGCTCGGggctgctcggcctcctgaTGGTGTCCAAGACGCGTTTGCAGCGTACACACAGACGTACATGGTCACCAACCTGGCAGAGAAATCGGCGCAGCTGTTGGACGATGCCTGGGTTCATGTGGGTGCTTCGTCGTTGCCGACGGCAAGCCCTTATAGCGAGACTTTCAGTATCGTTTCTGCCCCAGAGACCAGTGGTAGTCGAGGTGCTACCCCTGAGGCCCACAGCAGCATGCGAGAGTTGGTCAACGTCTACCGTCGGCTTAGAGACAGCCTAAAGAAGAACGGTCTTCGCTCGCGCCACCAGGACAATCTTCCCGAGGCCGACAGTGCTGAGCTCTTTTCTAGTGATGTGCTCGCACGCTCGGTAGGGTTCTCGATTTCTGCCGTGGAAATTCAACAGCGTGGAGTTGAGGCCGAGTACGGTCAGACATTTTTGGAAAGAATCCCGGAGCAGGTCCTCACTCAGCTGCGTATCCTCAGCGAGACGGTCACCTCGTTTATCGCCGTCGGTGGCTTGAAGGAGAATGGAGAAAACCGCATCGACACTGAGTACCGTGCCGACAGTGAACGCCAGCACTGCCAACTCTTCATCAGACAGTACACCGACCAAGAAACCGAGCACACACGCACCCCCTTGGCGGATTATCCCGCGCTCCTCAGACAAGACCTCTTTGTCTTTCTTTGTGAAAGCGTCTTTGGCGTAGCCCACGCGCAGCACTTTGAAATAGCCCACCTCGTCCGCTTGTGCTACCTGGCCGAGATTGTCAAGGTGACGTACCAAATGGCGCGCAACATGCCCTTTTACCAGTGGTTCCAGCACATCACGCGCAGCAAGCAGACCATGTCCCCCTCCCTGGCGAGGTTTGTCGAATTTTGCGACCTCATCTTCCACTTTGACGTCGCGGCTGAGGCGCAAGGGGGTTTGTCCAGGGAAGACTTCACCAACGGGGGGTTCTCCCAGGAGGGTCTGGACACCCTGGAGGGCATGTACACGTTTGTCAAGAAGTACGCCTTGACCTTTTTGAGAAAGTGCGTCCTGCTGCTGCACGTCAAGTTTGGAGTTGATTTCAACTCGAGGGTTTCGCCCCAGCCGGAACTGTCGGAGCTGGAAAGACTGACTGAAATGCTCCGCCTGCCTAGCTTTGACGAGATGCTCAGCGCTTTTAGTGCTGAAGACGGGCCGGCAAGCGGGTGGCCGATTCCGGCGACGAAGTACTTGGTTGAGGGGTGGATCAAGCACAGTGTTGTTGCGCCCAACtcggaggacgaggaagggCTGTCAGCGGCGGCGCTGGTGAGCCACCCTGGCATTTTTGAGCTGGTGGGCTTGCCAAAGAATTATGACCTTTTGATCGAGGAGTGCACGCGCAGGAAATGTCCGACAAAGGGGAAGGACATTACGGACCCGACGATTTGTCTGTTTTGCGGGGAGATTTTTTGCGGGCAGGCGGTGTGCTGTGCGAAGGATGtcaaggaggggaggaagaacaGTAAGGTTGGGGGGGCACAGCAGCATATGTGGAGGtttgtttttctctcttccaaaCATTATACAATGAGTGAGTGATGCTGACCAAAGGGGGAAATTAGGTGCCAAAAGAATATCGGGCTGTTTATCAATATCCGCAAGTGCTGCGTCTTGTACCTGTCCAGGAAGTCGGGCAGCTTCAGCCACGCACCGTATATCGACCGGTATGGCGAGGTGGACTTTGGGCTGAGGTTTGGGCGGCAGCTGTTTTTGCATCAGAAGAGGTATGATAGCAtgctgagggggttgtggttggggcaCGGGGTGCCGAGTTATATCgcgaggaagctggaggcgGATATCAATaatggggggtgggagacgATTTAGCGGGCGTAAAACAGATGATGGGGGCACGTGAGCGGGGGGGGCAAAAGGAAAGGGGAGGTCAGTTTTTGTAGCGTACACTTTGGACTTTTGGGGGCATAGGGGTACTACTTATGGGCGGGTGAACTTGTTTTATGGCAGAAACACCAAGAGTTGAGAAATGAAcggtttttatttttgtaTCAGTATAATGTCAAGATGCTTAAGCATATACTTTTGTCTATTCCGACCGACTCTCATAACCGGTCCTAGAAGCCCTGAGACGTTAAAATACATATTTCCCACCTCGTCCTTCTAAACCTAATCAAAAGGTATCCTCCTCAACTGCcccccacccatcaccccccgtttcctcatctcctccgccgccgccagcgaGCTCGGCACCTTGATTCCGCAGCAATCCCCCCACCCGACCGCCTGCTGATGCACATGCCTCTTGCCCTCTGTATCATCAAAAATCACCAGCTTCCCattctcaatctcctcctctgtcaACTCAGGCTGCTCCTCAGCCAGcttccccatctcctccgtcgccgggatcaaccccccaaacaaaaaGTGCTGCATCACCGGTAACTTTCCCAGCACCTCATTCACAAACATCTTTCTCATCCCGCCCTCAATCTTTGTCCAGGATTTCGCGGCAGAAATGTCATCCAGCATGGGGGAGTGCCACCTCAACCCTTGGACCGTCTTGGTCGAGTTGACAAAGGCTACTTGGTTGTGGTAGAGGTATTCCGGGCCGAATTGTTCGAGGGACAAAGTCTGGTGGAtggatttgggggtgaggaagtcgtggtggaggagctgggaggcgccaaagaggaaggggaggaattGGTAGTCGTCTAGGCCCCAGACGCCGTGGGAGCCGGCGGGTTCGAGGTAGTAGGTTAGCTGGACGAGGCGCATGAGCTCGAGGTACTttgggaagacgaggaggaccagggagGGAAATGTGGgttctgggaggagggagaggaggcggaggcagaggaggaagaggaagaagttgaGCTCGTGGCCGGAGCCGTAGTCTATCCTTGTTGCGTTGCCGAAGGAGTGGTGGAGGTAGGTGGAGAGCTCGAGGCTGGCATCGTTGGCgtgttggggtgggaggttgaggagggagaggaagtgaGGGGTGCGGGATTTGACTTTATCGAGAAAGGTGCGGAAGGTTTTGTTGCCGAAGCGGGAGCCGGTGGTGTCGTCTGGGGGGGTGGAACGGCAGAGCTCTTCGATCTCGGTGAGGATGTCCAGGAGGGCTTGGACGGTGGGTGTGACGGTGGAAGCAGAGACAGATGAAATGGGTTTGTCGGTCACGGATTCGGAGAGgtggaagatgaaggagaccACCAACGTGTAAGTTGGGGAGGCAAGAAACAGCTTGTGATCTTGGGGAGTGAGGATGCGGCGAGTGGGTGTCTGGAATTTGACAGTTGACAAGTCTGGTAGAGGAGGTAGAGGCGGGGTTTCCGGCACGGGTTGGAGACTGCCGGATTCGGgttgccggcgccggcgagcCTCGTCCAGTTTTGGTTTACGGGCCAGGAGGTTAGGGATGCTAGGCGCCGGATTCGGGCCCGGGCTTGGCTTCCCGGAGGTTGACGTCGACTCCGGCTGGGGTCCGGTTCCAACGGCTGCTCCAGCTGGTGGGGTTGAAGATGACATGACCTTTGCTGTTTCTGTTTGACACTGCTCCCTAGTTGATAAATGTGGTGCCAGAATTATGAGTGCCAAAATCCTTTCAGTGATATCTGATGAAAGTGAGTTTCGTAGTTGAACGAGGCAAGGCTCAATCGACTGATGTGCAGCCGTTGAGGTTGCAAGCCCAATCTTTGACCCCTGCAAGCACTAAAATGCGGGGCAGTTTTTACTGGGGAGGTGCCGCTCAACCCACGAAATCACTGCGCTGCAAATCCAATCAACGACCGTTTCTCATTGGCAGCCTTGGAAAACTTTCACTACAAACAGACGAAGGAAACAAGATCACCGCCTGCTATCATCGTAACCTTGTCTAGTTCTTGACCAGACATAAAATGACAGTATCAACAACATCGACAGCCCCGGCAGCCGCTCTCGGCGTGCTCCCAAGAGCCGACGGGTCTGCAAAATATTCATATGCCGGATACACAGTCACGGCCTCAGTTAATGGACCCATCGAAGCTCAGCGAAGAGATGAGCATCCCTATGAGGCACACGTTGACGTTATCGTACGACCGGCCGCAGGGGTCGGAGGTGAGGACCCCTCCGCACTCCTactacccctccatcatTTTCTCACCATGAACTTTCTTATATAGGCACAAGAGAACGTCACCTCGAGTCCATCCTCCAATCCTCATTCTCACAGATCATTCTCGTCAAGAACTTCCCTCGCTCTCTCATCCAGATTGTCCTCCAAGTCGAGGACTCGCCAGAAAACGACTATGTGAACACCAAGCTTGTTCAGGCCAGCCTGGTAAGAACGACTTCGTGTTGCTCACGTGCCGGTTCTCTCGACATACTGACCTCTGTGGCAGAACTTTTCCATCATGCCAGCCCTGTTTCAAACAGCTGTTCTCGCGCTCTTGTCAGCAGGTGTACCCATCAGGGCaacggcgacggcgacggctGTTGCTATTGTTCCCCAGGATGGTACCAAGAGAAGTGTGGTTGATCCATCACCACGAGATGTCGAGATTGCCCAGTCCGTCCATGTGCTGGCTTTTACGTCTCACGATGAGCTGTTGCTTGCTGAGAGTGAAGGAGACTTTACTGTCAAGGAATGGGATGATGTCTACGAAACGGCCAAGGACGTATGTTGTCGCCCAGTACCGACCAAGGAAGGGATGGAAATGGTGCTCGACGACGAACACACCAACGGCCCGGATCTGCGCCACTTCTTGCGGTCTACCATGGAGAACAAGGTGGCATCTGATCTCCATTGGAAGTGAGGCGGCGTTCAGGACATCCAAAGAAGCAACGCGGCCCGCGGTTCAAGATTCAGCGCTGCATATAGAGAGAATACTTGTGGGATGGTAGATGATGAGCTCCTCAACCGAGCCGCGCGATCACTCAACATGCGAATATCAGCACAGGTCAGCAGCTTCACGACGTAACGACGGGTTCTGTGTGCGGGATCATGAAGTTGGACGCGGAGAGATGGCATAGGAGGTATGGAAGGAATGCATGGAAGGAATGCATGGCTCACAAGAGACAGCCTGAAGTGTTGCGCGGCTAGGCGACTACAATTCAAAAGTCGGCAGTTAGCCACGGCATCTGGAGTTGTaaaacatcaccaaaaaACAATCTACCCCCTTGCTGGTGTTTTGACCATCTTTCGATATCTCTCCCCTTATTCTTTTTGTGATGGAAGCCTGAGTTGACGTCTCAAACATATCGGTGGGTCCACCCGCACGGCCATGTTTGGGATTGCCTGTTAGCGGGCCGGGGCCTTGTTTCAGCACCCCTACCCAGAACCCTGACACCGCcattctcaccaccacctgacGGCGGCTTCTGCTTGGGAGGCTCGGGAGGGTCTTGAGAATGGAACGTCAGAACCGGGCGTATGCTGGCTCCTCAGGCTCTTTATTTGGGGGCTTTCTCACAGTCGCAGCGCGCTGGACGCCTGTAGAGTGACTTTGCAGGTGGACCACTGGATGACATTGAGACCGAGCTAAACGCCTTGTGTCTCTTGTCGTTCGCGATTCATGCTCCGTCCGGACGCTCACGGCGCTCCCCGGCCGTAGGTATCCAACAAGAAGACGGCTGGCGGCCCCTGCTTGATGTGCgcttggagggtgatggatgcGTCAAGGCTGCGGGCCAGTAGATGCTGTCAAGACGAGCACGGCGAGCATGTCCCGCTCTTATTCGTTGTCAAAGTTTCCAAACATTCCAACAACGCAGGATTCGCACCAGGAGATGGTGGATTGTTATGCGGCTGCTTGGACGCTTCAGCGGACCGTTGCAGAAGGATCTCCAGCACCGATTGGGCCGAACCAGAGGTTCCCCAGGGTTACCAGTGACGGGAAGCCGTGCCGTCAGGGGGATATTTTGCTGCCGCACCACTACTGCGGTAACATTCCCCTGGCTTCTCGCCTCCAGAATAGCCCAGCATCGCAGAGGCATGATGAGACTCTCACGCTCGAGACCTTCTGGCAGCTACGCTCCGTACTGCCGTGTTATCCGCCTGCGAGTCTCAAGTGGGTGCTTACGCTTACAGCGCTTCTGCGTATGTGTCAGCCTATGATCTCTCTCTCCGTGGTTCCCATTTTGAATGTAAACATGGACCTGGCGTTGAATGAGTTTGTGGCACCTCTTGAATTGCACTTTTTAACTTGACAGCGTCTCTCGAAACTGCAGAAGACAACAGCATCACAGCTACCGCCAGCAACAAACGATACGAGTGGTTGGATTGCCCAAAACTTCTCGACCGTGCCTGTGATATGCGCCTTCTCTCGCATTATCAAAGTTCTTtttggtagtggtggtggtggtgtaagtggtgTAAGTGGTACGTACTTTCTCCAACTGAGGCTAATAACGACCCCAGAGTGGCAGAGGTACCTCCTGAAATGTACCAAaaccccaccaaaaccccTGTCATGAAGCTTCAGAAGATCTTCAGCTGCACCCCCGATTCCTCGACGAAGCTCTCGATCTTCCCCCTGCCAcgccatcccatctcccatcCTGGGGCCTGTTCAAACAGTCAGGGACATATTATAAACCATCGACGAGTTTGTCGTGGGATTGTTTCCTCTCTCTGGTCTTCAGTCCTCATCTTGATGACCCAACCGTCCCGTCCCTCTTCGCCCCTCCTCTAGCTCCGTGAGCATCAACACTGAAGCGCTGAGCTCTGCGAGTTCTCTCCAACCGATCCCTTCCTCCTACCTCTTACCTCGGGCTTcattctcttttctttttctttttgtaaTACCCTCGATTCGTTCCCTGGTGGGCTTTATCTCTTGCATTCTATTTCACTAGACTCCAAGCCATCTGGTAACCAATTCCTCGGCCTCTCAACAGTCGTCCAATCGCTGCAAGCGTCACTCTGATATCTCGTGCATTGACTTCGAACTCGGCACACCTACCTGCCCACCTATTCCCGACTTTCACAAGTTAAAGGTAGATCAGATCAGATCAGACCGGTGACCGTCTGTTGGACTCGATCGAAAAGAAGATATCACCCTTTTGAAGAGACCGCAGTTCACGTGGACGGCGAATTTACACTTGGATCACCAGTTGGCAGGCCATATCACCACCAATCGCCTGCATTCAACGGGGACACCAACGCCACAAGCACCTTCGAAACCGCCAACCGCGGGCCTCGTCCTAGTTGACCCCGCCGCACCCGCCACCAGCCTCTCCGTTGAAAAGACTCCCCGCTCGGCACAGCGTCCCGACACCGCAACGCTTCCACGCTTCCAAGACATTTACAGGTCAGATCCGCTGAGGAGACACGGACACTGACTGCCGAAAGTGGGGGATTTACAAGACCCTGAAGGTGAGACCCCCTCACAATCCGGTTTAGGACCCTGTTGATCCGGTGGTCAACGAAGAAAAGAAGGTGGTGTGGTCCTTGTGATGCCCCAGCACAGACAACAGTGCCGCAATGGATTCCCTGGCTGAGGCGTGTTCCAGATGGAGAGACCACATCGACCTCGGACGAGGGtcaaagaaagagaagggaTAACAACAAATGCAACCCATCTGCCCGGACCTGCTGACACACCCTCTCTGCCTCCCACAGGTTACTCGATTGTTGTTGTGCCCTGTGCCTCTTGTCCGTCCGGCTCATTGATTTGATTGCTCGGACTGAAGCCGAACTGGCCACGCCTGATTGTCAAGCAATTGACAACTGCCCAGACAGCATCCCACTTTTGACTCCGGTCTCTTGCGTCCTGTGACGTCGAACGACAGTCCCCCCCGGGTTTCTCTCCTGCATAACTGCATCAGCTGCATCGGTTGCATCCCCGCTGCAGCACGGCGTGTTACACTGGGTTTCTGTGAGATCCGGTCTTCGCGCACCGCAGGAAAAGGTTCCGTCGCCGCCAGACGAAAATCCCAAGCTGTTGATCCGCGGGGTGCCCGGCGCACATCGTCTCGATTGGTGGTACCAGCACCTGGCTAAAGTGCCCCTACTAGTGCCTACGCTCTAGCACACATCGCAAACCCAAAAGTCGTTTGCAGGGACTTTGCACAACAGTGGACGGGCCGAAAATAGACGAACCCCACTGCCCAGCGACCATGTCCGGCCCAATTTCTTCGCCTACCGCGATTCACCCTGCCCTTAGTCACCCTCACCCCGCTGagccttcttttccttcgcTGCAGCGGCCGTCGGATGGAGTTAATAAGGGCGAGTCCGCCATCTCCGACCGAGCGACGGGGCCCAATATTTCTTTTGGCTTGATGTCGTCCCCCCCAAGCGCCGTCCTCCCCCAGACTCAAGACTCCAACCCTCCCGTCCGACATGCTGACCTCGCGAACCCTCCCAAATCCGCTCTGCCTGCTCTAGGCTCCTCGGTGACTACCGATTCCGATCCCCTGCATGGGCAGGGAAACCGCCTCACttctcccccagcaccagctcgcGGCCACCGCAAGAACGCACTCTCGATCGAGGCTGTTCCGAGACAGACTATTATGAAAGCATTGGCCTCGGTGGCTCGACACAACAGACCTGAGCCCCTTTCACTCACCGGCATGCTTTCCGCTCacaccatggccgacaaCCGGcccacttcttcttcctcccagcAGCTTTGCGATGCGCTCAACGGACTGGCTGCTCAGCAGAGCGCTCgcagcaccgccagccagTACATGACTCCCGCAACCGCCTTCCCTTCGCTACAGTCGCCATGCTTTTACCACAACCGCTTCGACGACGCCGTCGACTTTGAGAAGGTCctcgaggagatcaagaacgACGAGTACATGTCGCATTCTCGCCTGGTGCAAACCGCCACTGGTGTCCGGGAGGTATCCAAGCAACTGCAGCGTCGGCCCATCAGGCGTGCTGTGCGAAGTGTCATGATTGTTACCAAGGCCCGCGATAACCAGCTGGTCCTTCTCACCCGCGAGCTTACCCAGTGGCTGCTTCGGACCCCCAGGTATGGTGCTGATGTGGGAGTAAATGTCTATGTGGACGCCAAACTCCGCCACGCCAAGCGTTTCGATGCGCCCTCCATTGTTGCAGAGAACGAGAAATTCAACGACATGCTCCGGTACTGGACCCCTGATCTTTGCTGGAGCCAGCCTGAGAAGTTTGATCTTGTTCTGacccttggtggtgatggaaccGTTCTCTTCACATCATGGCTCTTCCAGCGTGTTGTGCCGCCCGTTTTGTCTTTCAGCTTGGGCAGTCTGGGTTTCTTGACGACCTTTGAATTCGAAAAGTACAAAGAGCACCTTAACCGGATTATGGGCGAGGCTGGAATGCGCGTCAACCTACGGATGCGCTTTACCTGCACCGT
It encodes the following:
- the UBR1 gene encoding E3 ubiquitin-protein ligase ubr1 (COG:O; EggNog:ENOG503NU3X), encoding MADMMSTQEQQLCQVLRNLPYRHRCRYSEDAARDLLKDLFWSMAGGRDDYMELFFPTGGPTRPDGTLKMRDAQGAIEGAEYTEAARGKACGHIFKQGEASYACRTCSADDTCCLCSKCFDATDHTGHMVRINISPGNSGCCDCGDAEAWKRPVFCTIHSVWEGEDKGKGKANTGAPEDLLASIRMTIGRVFDYMCDVISCSPEQLRQAKTVESIERDEVNSRLSSTYCGGDTTRPEEWCVLLWNDEKHTVTDVQDQVARACGTTLATGLAKAYETDGIGRSLLMYDQSIEKLIEVAEVLERIRVTVTIRSARDTFREQMVSTMVDWLRDISGCSVGNDHNILRQVVCEEMLKPWRRGSRATHANVGQDGMDDEEMTERQYFEEDEFYAQQIRIMVQARAAARVGEPIDDSDDDDDGIDLDEEEFEHALGSDMEENGDDDGDVMMIDTRTEGGDIPMQDWRQDNALEDDEATVAGYPPPPPPPPPVPAPRRTARERELTPSDSDTAEPLIAPTVSFKPRLDIPKTPGNNKTGESAPAPGSYWLATPTGYVEEEGIPVAEDLFERVRLDWMILFDLRMWKKVRNDLRSLYISTVVTIPEFKRILGLRFAGLYTTLAQLYLIGDREPDHSIINISLQMLTTPSITAEVVERGNFLTNLMAILYTFLTTRQVGHPWDVDSSAVLAFDTGSVTNRRMYHFFLDLKYLFGSPNVQERLRTEERYMMQFLDLVKLHQGICPNVRAVGEHVEYETDSWISASLVTREINRLCRQFAESFRNVSEQEFVHVEKAIRLAAKSVIVNSIGAERSRFSGSEIKDEIRFKTLSDFEFDPAHNEIEVVKFVVEEQPISFHHALHYTLSWLIECGKAMPVEQLRALLTFTTQELTMKPRSMGKKVWPKREFTPEDYLMAAFDYPLRVCAWLAQMKAGMWVRNGLSLRHQAGTYRGVGQRDVSHHRDIFLLQTALVVCDPSRVLASIIDRFGMEKWVKGIFEQKTKSQDDGQHLDVVEDMIHLLIVLLSDKTSLVRNDEEKNPQIASMRRDLTHVLCFKPLSFSDICAKLPDKFQEQEDFHRILDEMATFKSPEGLTDVGLFELKPQHVEEVDPYIAHYNKNQREEAEMAWRKWIAKKTGKPIEDVVYEPKPRPVTSGVFAGLGKFTSTGMFAQIVYYSLLYALTYSKLTPGVPATRVESFLQVLLHLVLIAIAEDNVTDDEQEPEQPSFISIALNQQARHFVPEAPQSKTIVSLLNMMSSKEEYKGCHLKIELVLRRMRQKRPRGFEFACDRLGLSLDRMNTSSPAAASADEERERKKKAALDRQRRVMAQFQAQQKSFMENQQDIDWGEVDELEEDEHLPPAQEHRKFWKYPAGTCILCQEETDDRRLYGTFAYFTQSNILRQTDLQDPDFVREAFNTPDNLDRSVEDIRPFGVAGENRHKVQKVDQHGEVFEAERQCIGKGFPPNLSRPGPVAIGCGHIMHYGCFEAYYDSIIRRHSQQIARHPPEDTNRLEFVCPLCKALGNAFLPIIWKGQEESYPGPLVPEKSFSDFLNEQLHSAYYSLGAARPPDGVQDAFAAYTQTYMVTNLAEKSAQLLDDAWVHVGASSLPTASPYSETFSIVSAPETSGSRGATPEAHSSMRELVNVYRRLRDSLKKNGLRSRHQDNLPEADSAELFSSDVLARSVGFSISAVEIQQRGVEAEYGQTFLERIPEQVLTQLRILSETVTSFIAVGGLKENGENRIDTEYRADSERQHCQLFIRQYTDQETEHTRTPLADYPALLRQDLFVFLCESVFGVAHAQHFEIAHLVRLCYLAEIVKVTYQMARNMPFYQWFQHITRSKQTMSPSLARFVEFCDLIFHFDVAAEAQGGLSREDFTNGGFSQEGLDTLEGMYTFVKKYALTFLRKCVLLLHVKFGVDFNSRVSPQPELSELERLTEMLRLPSFDEMLSAFSAEDGPASGWPIPATKYLVEGWIKHSVVAPNSEDEEGLSAAALVSHPGIFELVGLPKNYDLLIEECTRRKCPTKGKDITDPTICLFCGEIFCGQAVCCAKDVKEGRKNSKVGGAQQHMWRCQKNIGLFINIRKCCVLYLSRKSGSFSHAPYIDRYGEVDFGLRFGRQLFLHQKRYDSMLRGLWLGHGVPSYIARKLEADINNGGWETI